A single Vanacampus margaritifer isolate UIUO_Vmar chromosome 14, RoL_Vmar_1.0, whole genome shotgun sequence DNA region contains:
- the gfi1b gene encoding zinc finger protein Gfi-1b: MPRSFLVKNKRSTSFNVHRLYEDETGISPQSTDSSDRPQLEGPHSQPEPRPLEKDKQELRSPITVHAEPTRPSVAPPKPYYPTDARMAEFPSYYKPTYSWEQVSSPYQLGFSPTVLQHAASLYNTHISRSPQHQQPLDCTTHYSPSSNTYHCITCDKVFSTPHGLEVHVRRSHSGTRPFGCSICRKTFGHAVSLEQHMNVHSQEKSFECKMCGKSFKRSSTLSTHLLIHSDTRPYPCQFCGKRFHQKSDMKKHTYIHTGEKPHKCQVCGKAFSQSSNLITHSRKHTGFKPFGCDVCSKGFQRKVDLRRHHESQHSIK, encoded by the exons ATGCCTCGATCATTCCTGGTGAAAAACAAACGGAGCACTTCATTTAATGTGCATAGATTGTATGAAGACGAGACAG GAATCTCACCTCAGAGCACAGACTCTTCAGACAGGCCTCAATTAGAAGGTCCTCATTCCCAACCAGAACCCAGGCCATTAGAAAAAGACAAGCAAGAACTTCGGAGTCCTATAACTGTGCATGCAGAGCCCACCAGACCCTCTGTGGCTCCACCAAAGCCATACTACCCAACAG ATGCTCGTATGGCAGAATTCCCTTCTTACTATAAACCAACATATTCCTGGGAGCAGGTTTCCTCTCCTTATCAGTTGGGTTTTAGCCCCACGGTGCTGCAACATGCCGCCAGTTTGTACAACACACACATCAGCCGCAGCCCACAGCACCAGCAGCCTTTGGACTGTACGACACATTACTCCCCAAGCTCCAACACCTACCACTGTATCACCTGTGATAAG GTGTTTTCAACGCCTCACGGCCTGGAGGTTCACGTCAGGAGGTCCCACAGTGGAACGAGACCTTTTGGGTGCAGCATCTGCAGAAAAACCTTTGGCCACGCAGTCAGTCTCGAGCAACACATGAATGTCCACTCCCAG GAAAAAAGTTTTGAGTGCAAGATGTGTGGGAAGTCTTTCAAGCGCTCCTCCACTCTGTCCACGCACCTCCTCATCCACTCTGACACGAGGCCGTACCCGTGTCAGTTCTGCGGGAAGAGGTTTCATCAAAAGTCTGACATGAAGAAACATACATATATTCACACAG GTGAGAAACCCCATAAGTGCCAAGTGTGTGGTAAAGCGTTCAGCCAGAGCTCCAACCTGATCACCCACAGTAGGAAACACACAGGCTTCAAACCCTTTGGATGTGACGTTTGCTCCAAAGGCTTCCAGCGCAAAGTGGACCTTCGCAGGCACCACGAGAGTCAGCACAGCATCAAGTAA